The DNA region TATAGAAACTTCGTGAAAGCCAAAGCCAGATCTTATTTCCTCATTGGCGCTGACAGGGAAGACATCATTCAAGAGGGAATGATTGGGCTGTACAAGGCCATTCGCGATTTCAAAGAGGACAAACTTTCTTCGTTTCGGGCATTTGCCGAATTATGTATTACCCGGCAGATCATCACGGCCATTAAAACAGCGACCCGGCAGAAGCACATTCCTCTCAATTCCTATGTGTCACTGAACAAGCCGATTTATGACGAAGATTCGGACAGAACGCTCCTTGACATTCTTTCAGGGGCCAAGATAACCGACCCGGAAGAGTTGATGATCAACCGGGAAGAATACGACAACATTGAAGTTAAGATGGGCGAAATTCTAAGTGACCTGGAATGGAAAGTGCTGATGTTCTATCTGGAAGGAAAGTCCTATCAGGAAATTGCGGTGGAGCTGAAGCGTCACGTCAAGTCCATTGACAACGCACTGCAGCGTGTTAAAAGGAAGTTGGAAAGATATCTGGAAGTGCGGGAAGGTTAACCGTTTCCAGACAGATGGGTACAAGGCGGAGAGCACCTGCTCTCCGTTTCCTGTGTCCTCTACCGGCAGGAAAGTATAGCGCCTGGCAATTTGCGAAGCTGCTAGCAACCAGTATCAAAAGCGCGCGCTGAGGAACCTGAATAAGCGCGCCTTTCTTATGCCGGTAGGAAATTATCAGGCTTTGCAGCTAGCAAAGCTGCAGCAGAAACCGGCACTGAAAAGTTCGCACTGAGGAAGCTGAATAAGCGCGCCTTTCTTATGTCTGGGAAGGTAACCAAATACATGGCCAATCAGCCTTAAATTGGCTACAATTACTGTGTTGACATGCCAAATTAAGTGTTGTATAATCAAGAAGCTGATGTCGGGAAAGCCCGCGCGGGTGTAGCTCAATGGCAGAGCTCCAG from Dethiobacter alkaliphilus AHT 1 includes:
- the sigH gene encoding RNA polymerase sporulation sigma factor SigH translates to MRVSVTAQEVRGLARVYENYEVQTDEEVAIQAKDGCEVALEYLINKYRNFVKAKARSYFLIGADREDIIQEGMIGLYKAIRDFKEDKLSSFRAFAELCITRQIITAIKTATRQKHIPLNSYVSLNKPIYDEDSDRTLLDILSGAKITDPEELMINREEYDNIEVKMGEILSDLEWKVLMFYLEGKSYQEIAVELKRHVKSIDNALQRVKRKLERYLEVREG